A window of Macrobrachium rosenbergii isolate ZJJX-2024 chromosome 15, ASM4041242v1, whole genome shotgun sequence contains these coding sequences:
- the LOC136846795 gene encoding uncharacterized transmembrane protein DDB_G0289901-like has protein sequence MKLLVFICALAATQAAKLEGHSSHGHSDGSAGVPLPLVADVDVRSSPGQLYSTPSNRGFSGGSNSIVQSAANAFSGQSFSTPHAHEVPAPAPQSFPEAPSRSYSQPSNQLGSGLSGPGSQIIAAAPSRAFSLPSTHSSKGLAGSTSQAFSEPSVHAHSVSGSASQAFSEPSVHAHSVSGSAGQSFTGLSGSSFQTQPALPSQTYSEPSLLSGSASAGQSFNQFSGSSSLHAHSAQPVQPAQTFSAPSGPAGQFLGGSGGASFSGQALQLAQPSQTYSEPSAHSASGSAIQSFSESSGSSFHAHSTQPVQPVQSFSGPSAQAFSASAGASFSAQTVEPTLPVQAINPEFVRSGESSSGFGGVAHAHSEASHQTAFGVNEGSFSGVSSRGPQVSSGYEAPATSNCRDGEVLHFDGSCVAPEVSRHVFVYQAPKKEGRAYGPPPKIPLPKEEHNIVFIRAPEGGPAQDPIVIPPPQKKHVIYVLNKDSGKQQQKIIEITTPKPKSPEVYFVNYAEGENPTLPGGIDFEAALNSAVHADGQVIGGGSSAGPIGALTRNLPGSHDSAGLQGTGFGGEGFIGGSATATGSFGPSAATGSFVSDASAGSFGSSGTAGSFGSSAASGSFGSSGAIGSFGSSAAKGSFGSGAATGSFGSGAATGSFGSGAATGSFGSSAAAGSFGSGSATGSFGSGAATGSFGSGAATGSFGSGAATGSFGSRGATESFGSSAAKGSFGSGATAGSFGSGGAVGSIGSGAAGGKFGPSAAAGTFGSSAGVDFAANVNSFRGGSSSLGGLELRVDDSHEAFDDDTVVLRGNANSRANLQITPAAGVSLPSTQYGAP, from the coding sequence GTTTTCATCTGCGCTCTAGCAGCCACTCAGGCAGCTAAGTTAGAGGGACATTCCTCGCATGGTCACAGCGACGGCTCAGCAGGCGTGCCTCTGCCACTAGTGGCTGATGTAGACGTGAGGTCATCCCCAGGTCAACTCTACTCGACACCATCCAATCGGGGATTCTCTGGCGGTTCCAACTCTATCGTCCAGTCAGCAGCTAACGCTTTCTCTGGACAGTCATTCTCCACTCCTCACGCCCATGAAGTCCCTGCGCCAGCTCCCCAAAGCTTTCCCGAAGCTCCCTCTCGGTCCTATTCTCAGCCGTCTAATCAGCTAGGATCTGGACTGTCAGGACCGGGTTCTCAGATCATCGCAGCTGCCCCTTCAAGAGCCTTCTCCCTCCCATCGACTCACTCTTCTAAAGGACTCGCCGGATCAACCAGCCAAGCATTCTCGGAGCCTTCAGTTCACGCACATTCAGTGTCCGGATCAGCCAGCCAAGCATTCTCTGAGCCTTCAGTTCACGCTCACTCAGTGTCCGGATCTGCTGGTCAGTCCTTCACTGGGCTTTCAGGCTCCTCTTTCCAGACTCAGCCTGCACTGCCTTCCCAGACATACTCTGAACCTTCACTCCTTTCTGGCTCTGCTTCTGCTGGGCAATCCTTCAATCAGTTCTCTGGTTCTTCCTCATTACACGCTCACTCTGCTCAGCCTGTGCAGCCTGCTCAGACCTTCTCTGCACCCTCTGGACCAGCTGGTCAGTTCCTTGGTGGATCGGGAGGGGCCTCCTTTTCTGGCCAAGCTTTGCAGCTAGCTCAGCCTTCTCAGACATACTCTGAACCTTCAGCTCATTCAGCTTCTGGCTCAGCTATCCAGTCTTTCAGTGAGTCCTCTGGCTCTTCTTTCCATGCTCACTCGACACAGCCTGTGCAGCCTGTTCAGTCATTCTCTGGACCTTCTGCTCAGGCATTCAGTGCATCAGCAGGTGCCTCATTTTCTGCACAAACTGTAGAGCCCACACTACCCGTCCAGGCAATTAATCCAGAATTTGTAAGATCAGGTGAGTCATCCAGTGGATTTGGAGGTGTTGCACACGCTCATTCTGAAGCTTCTCATCAGACAGCCTTTGGAGTGAATGAAGGTTCCTTCTCTGGGGTGTCATCACGAGGACCTCAGGTATCATCTGGTTATGAAGCTCCTGCCACTAGTAACTGTAGGGATGGAGAAGTTCTTCATTTCGATGGCAGCTGCGTTGCCCCAGAGGTTTCACGACATGTGTTTGTTTACCAAGCACCAAAGAAAGAAGGCCGTGCCTATGGCCCACCTCCAAAGATCCCCCTACCCAAGGAAGAGCACAACATTGTATTCATCCGTGCTCCAGAGGGAGGACCAGCACAAGACCCAATTGTCATCCCCCCACCCCAGAAGAAACACGTCATATACGTCCTGAACAAGGATTCTGGCAAACAACAACAGAAGATCATTGAAATCACAACACCCAAACCTAAGAGCCCAGAGGTCTACTTCGTGAACTATGCAGAAGGCGAAAACCCTACTTTGCCCGGTGGCATCGACTTTGAAGCAGCTCTGAATTCTGCTGTTCATGCTGATGGACAGGTGATTGGTGGTGGAAGTTCAGCTGGTCCTATTGGCGCTTTGACTAGAAATCTTCCTGGCAGCCACGACTCTGCTGGTCTTCAAGGAACCGGCTTTGGCGGAGAAGGCTTCATCGGTGGCAGCGCTACTGCTACAGGCTCCTTTGGCCCAAGTGCTGCTACAGGATCCTTTGTCTCAGATGCTTCTGCAGGATCCTTTGGCTCAAGTGGTACTGCAGGATCCTTTGGCTCAAGTGCTGCTTCAGGATCCTTTGGCTCAAGTGGTGCTATTGGATCCTTTGGCTCAAGTGCTGCTAAAGGATCCTTTGGTTCAGGTGCTGCTACAGGATCCTTTGGTTCTGGTGCTGCTACAGGCTCCTTTGGCTCAGGTGCTGCTACAGGCTCCTTTGGCTCAAGTGCTGCTGCAGGATCCTTTGGTTCAGGTTCTGCTACAGGATCCTTTGGTTCTGGTGCTGCTACAGGCTCCTTTGGCTCCGGTGCTGCTACAGGCTCCTTTGGTTCAGGTGCTGCTACTGGCTCCTTTGGCTCAAGGGGTGCTACCGAATCCTTTGGCTCAAGTGCTGCTAAAGGATCCTTCGGTTCAGGTGCTACTGCAGGATCCTTTGGCTCAGGTGGTGCTGTAGGATCCATTGGTTCAGGTGCTGCTGGAGGCAAATTTGGCCCAAGTGCTGCTGCAGGAACCTTTGGCTCAAGTGCTGGCGTAGACTTTGCTGCGAACGTCAACAGCTTCAGAGGAGGAAGCTCGTCCTTGGGAGGACTTGAGCTCAGAGTGGACGACAGTCACGAGGCCTTTGACGATGATACTGTAGTCCTCCGTGGTAATGCCAACAGCAGAGCCAATCTCCAGATTACACCCGCTGCTGGCGTGTCACTGCCCTCAACCCAGTATGGCGCGCCCTAA